A segment of the Lolium perenne isolate Kyuss_39 chromosome 3, Kyuss_2.0, whole genome shotgun sequence genome:
AACTATCTGGACCCACTCATACGACGCAGTTTTTCTTGCCATTTTGTTCCTGCTATCTGATCTGTGTGTCACTGGTTGCAAACTATGCAGTTTTAGCTCCATAGTTGGCTGTGTTTTCAGGAATTGCAAATGCCATAGACTTAAAACTTAAAACTGCTGAAATATATCTCTGTTCAAGATGACTAATAAATGGAAATTCAGATGTACATTGCAATTCAGGCGTTAATACAGGCATCAATTGTGTATATCTCTGTTCAAGATTGCCTGTGTAGCTAAATATATCTCTGTTCAAGATTGCCTGTGTAGCTAAATTTCCTTCAGAAGTTCAGATTTATGATAAATTGCAGGCAATTTGAGTTATGCTTAACTGGAGTCAATACAGTCTATGGTAAACTGCAGGCAATCCTCTACAGTCTATGGTGGCAACAAGCTCAACTGGAGTCAATACAGGTGCTGGGCAAATGACTACAATTCCTACAATTCGTACACACGGCAAATGACTCCATGCTTGAGCAAATGACTCACCGACGCAAAGGCGTGTCCAAGGAGGGCGATGTCCTGGACCACGGCACAGAGGGGCGAGGAAGGGGCAGCGCCGATGGGCACGGACGGGGCGGCAGCGAGTGCGTCCGACGGAGGCGTAGCGACGGCGGAGCGAAAGAGGAGGCCGGAGCTCGATGGCCGACGGCGGCCGTGCTCGATGCTGGAGGTGCCGTCAGGGGAAGGGAAAGGTGAAGCGGCCGGCCTGGACAGGGAAATGGGAAGAGGCGGCCAGCGCGACTCCTCCGCGGGAGCCTCCCAACTGCGAGCGGATCCGTGCGGACTCCGTCTCGCCGGGGAGCTGCCGACGGCAGCAGCGTGCCGTGTGCCCCGAcgcaaggaagaagaagaccctTCGGTCTGGAcctattttgaaatgaatttaaaCTAGTAAGGGGGTTTTTGTAAAATTAAGTTAAAACACTGCCACGCCCATTAATTCGggccggagggagtatatgtATATTGGGATTTCCATGTTAGGGAGAGGCCTGGTGCCCTTCCTCAGATTAGAGCCGATGAATTACCTATTCGCCACCCTCTGACAGAAGCTACCATTTAGTCATATTATGGAAACCATTTCCCACATTAACCATGCAGTCCTCCTTAGAGATTAAAGCACTGTGCAGACTTGAAGGTAGATGTACCGCCCATGCTA
Coding sequences within it:
- the LOC139838616 gene encoding uncharacterized protein isoform X7, translating into MSWTTAQRGEEGAAPMGTDGAAASASDGGVATAERKRRPELDGRRRPCSMLEVPSGEGKGEAAGLDREMGRGGQRDSSAGASQLRADPCGLRLAGELPTAAACRVPRRKEEEDPSEIPNGPLFWTQRPDLWIPSEEELRRLVPPERTTFNPTSMEHMLVIQELRCRHMVRECTQDVVPPPVLPRQDPHDWRYLKRKKEEYSDSES
- the LOC139838616 gene encoding uncharacterized protein isoform X3, whose protein sequence is MSWTTAQRGEEGAAPMGTDGAAASASDGGVATAERKRRPELDGRRRPCSMLEVPSGEGKGEAAGLDREMGRGGQRDSSAGASQLRADPCGLRLAGELPTAAACRVPRRKEEEDPSEIPNGPLFWTQRPDLWIPSEEELRRLVPPEMEYCVSYDSCFCEKDEMNRTTFNPTSMEHMLVIQELRCRHMVRECTQDVVPPPVLPRQDPHDWRYLKRKKEEYSDSES